The segment aaatagcatttacattctgaccctttcgagtggtgttatagatgcaattaaacatcacacagggattcatgatgactgatcctaacaactctctcttgaggttcttgcatttcttgaggcaggtgtgcatacaacaggaaaagtaaacatggtatctccttgctgtagagctttttctcgacagcgttgcatcaaactatgtgtattttttcccaaattattaagtgaatcgtcatggattagacagaggcacagagttagagggattagcaggagaaggagatacaggcagtgcagcaaagccaggttccgttgaaagttctgcagaccctggagagggagtaccaggcgattggggtggggggggtgggggccggcggcggcacggcagcggtcccggctgcgcagaggccgtgggaggcagcggcgggacggccgcggcaggcagcggtggaggtaatgagggatataaatccggctctttttcagagtccaccctgcctgatacaaaagaattattatcagaatcagaatcctgctcattagcggcctgcttacagactgcctcctcaaaagcagtatcaggttgtaccCACCTGCAAAagttgttgcaaggccgccactaccggACGCACTTCCcgttgttgctctctctccagtacatggcgtatcatgttacctagggacgaacccgctggcaaaatgagagacaagcgctgcgctctgtgggttagcttgagccctagcacattcaagcacaatcgcctctttagccgcctccgggaggtttgccgcctacacagcaagctgaagccgatctaaaaaggcagtaaacctctcggcaatcccctgcggaactttcacgcaaggggggtccgctctatccatggccgcgacacgcccaagtgcggccaaggcagttgttgcaagtgccgtaaagtcacgcccgcgtatgccctgtgcctgtgcctgaggcgttgcaaaccgtccctccccacgagctgccgaaccacccgccgcaactcctctcatggatactggggtggggggcgcatcaggtcccgctggtgccgcctctgcaggaaaaacctccgtctccgccgcaccctctgtgcccatgtccgcgatcaaagacggaccactctgcgagcaCCGCTCCAcagccgcccgctccgtctgagtccgacccgctgtccccgagggcactgtccccgctgtccccgagggcgctgtccccgctgtccccgagggcgctgtccccgctgttcccaaggcggcgctgcacccgcagacacagcagctcgcgccgccagccagcacgcctcagcctcccctcccgccgcgaccacctgctccacattcccccaactctgcgatcgttcagcagctccgcgctcggatcggagcaaggactcccgaatctctccccaatttggggggctcaaaacttatctaggagacccaatgtccccccggcgcagcatccattggatgcattcgcccgtggggcccctcctaatcgaaccgcgggcacccacctcataagctaacacctttaatatcTTAATCACTTGCGCAAGCTCCATCATCGCCTGTGCGACTGATCACGTCaggggtcaccactatgtagcagtgctacatatcaaggtgccgcgattagatcactggttggcctggaccagggaagagacagataacacacatggtgtgagtgccaactccgtcctttattgcgcagttaattccttttatactaacaacagtaggtgggattactgatatgtcatagggaggcgacgactagctttctacctttccgtgacatcgcgagatcttccgaacggtgtacCCTACAttttggattgccggtgataaatacGCTGTCTGCAAAGTATGTGCAAATGTTGAATACAGTGCgcaaaatcaaaaaagaaagcgACTCTCTATATAGAGAGATTTTtaagtttcctggggaagcactCATTACAGCCAAGTGTTCGAATCTCACCCAGCAGGCGTCCctgtggggaggaagagaggctCAGCCCGTTGACTGGTCCCAGAAGCCAGCGATGTCCTCCTGACTAgtctatgatggtatcttccctaatAGTCTTCCTCTTTGGGGGTCTTTTtgtactattttttcttttaggtggagcttgagtgagTCTAGgcatacatacctttactttgattggcATAAagttctcttgctttgcttttaaaggtatatgctagaaaaaattcagagcgcatgctccATTGGGGAGTGGTTGCACCCTGGAGGTGGGTAACtttggggatggaggtgtgttttggtagtATAATGATAGTATAcaagcaaagttcacccagaggacatgatttagcgtgtcactactccagaacaGGGCACTTATGATACAAATCAGAGGTAAGGCCACAGggttgacagaacccccattgtttcacctccttgcttcagtcgattcaatgcagggaccttcccttcttgttccagtagttccagttccctatccctgcggtgatatcacagagcctggccgtggtgtctccactctgctccaccctccgtgttgtttctcttagagTCAGCATCCCAAGCTCCCCTGGCGTTGCTAACATCTAAGcttgcaggttatgttgctgagggaattattatggaacagatctcttgcatatccactgcattccaccctggaggtttaccttcccttaagggGGGGGACAAATCagtaagtcacctccagcaatcactCCACAGTCACACACAGAAATGTCAGGGCTCTGTGAGGTGTCCACATCTGAGCTGTTCTCATGCACTCCTCATACACACAGGGTGTTCAGAGACACGGGTCCTACCCTTGCACACACATGGGTGGTGCATTGTGGCAGTCATAGCATCTCTCTGGCCTCCTCTTGACACTCCCAGAGGCTGGCAGGTGCCTCAGCCCTGCGGTGGATTGCCCTGCTCTGCACTCATCGGAGGTGCCCCAAGGCATGAGGAATGGACACGGGGACCTCAGGTCAAGGAAGCACATCCCAGCGCTGCATTCTGTTGGTTTCCCAGGGGACGTTACTCTCAAAGTGAAGTAACTTCAGGACACTGACATTCATGGGATCCCCAGGAATAGCTGATGGCATTTGTGCTCACTCAGGTTCGTCTCCCCACACGCATGCAATTTGCGTGCTTACAACTCATCTCTACAATGTAAGCATGGACAACATTatcagaagtgaaaaaacaaaataaaaaaaaataaatcaaaacaacatCAACAACTACAAAACATATAAAAGACAGGTTGGGCCTGTAATGAGTTACGTTATGAGTGATATGCAGAAGAAGATGGGCAGTATATTGCTACTAAAAAAACTTCTGGTCCTAAGTTTCTGAACTGCATCCTTGAGCTCCTGGTTCCTCACGCTGTAGATGAGGGGGTTCAGTGCTGGAGGCACCACTGAGTACAGAACTGCCACCACCAGGTCCTGGTGTGGGGACGAGATGGAGTGGGGCTTCAGGTAGGTAAACATGCCCATACTGACATACATGGAGACCACGGCCAGGTGAGGGAGGCatgtggaaaaggctttgtgccgtccctgctcagaggggatcCTCAGCACGACCCTGAAGATCTGCACGTAAGacagcagaataaaaccaaaacacccaaaTGCCACACAGACACTAACCACAATAAGCCCAGCCTCCCTGAGGTAGGcatctgagcaggagagcttgaggatctggggaacttcacagaagaactggtccacAGCATTGCCCTTGCAGAATGGTAGTGAAAATGTGTTggcagtgtgcagcacagcagtgagaaacccacagccccaggcagctgctgccatgtggacacaagctctgctgcccaggagggtcccgtagtgcaggggtttgcagatggcaacgtAGCGGTCATAGGCCATGATGGTGAGAAGATAAAACTCTGCTGacatcagaataaaaaagaaaaaaacctgagaagcACACCCTTGGTAGGAGATGGCCCTGGTGTCCCAGAGCGAGTTGGCCATGGAtttggggacagtggtggagatgTAACCGAGGTCGAGGAGGGAGAgcttgaggaggaagaagtacatgggggTGTGGAGGTGGTGGTCACAGGCTACGGCAGTGACGATGAGGCCATTGGCCgggagggcagccaggtagatgcccaggaagagccagaagtgcaagagctgcaggtCCCGTGTGTCTGCAAATGCCAAGAGGAAGAACTCACTCATGGAGCTGCCATTGGACATTTGCTGGTTCTTGAAATGGGGGCATTGCCCTAAGAAGGAAAAGACGGGAAAATTACAGCAGAATTCTCTGAGCAAAGCCAACGCCATTCTTTTTAGAAATCCACCCCCACACGAATTCCAGTGcatttcctctctttgctttGTGCTGGCTGAGTGTGCTTTGAAGAGCAGGACTTCTGCCCATACGCTGCCAAGGAGtcagctgtgccctgctggTTTGTGACAGCAACCAATGTCAGTTGTAATCCACATTTAATGGAAAAGTTCAATACCTGGACACAGGACTCACAAGAGTGTAGTCTACAGAAGAGAGGCTTAGCATGTCTTTATGatattttttctctggtttttttttttttttattttccagcatcACAACTGGTGAGTACTATTTTTAGGGGTAGAAATCCTCATTCTTGTGACTGAAAGTGTGGAGTCTTAAGACAAAACAGGCAAAAGGG is part of the Aquila chrysaetos chrysaetos chromosome W unlocalized genomic scaffold, bAquChr1.4 W_unloc_5, whole genome shotgun sequence genome and harbors:
- the LOC115337598 gene encoding uncharacterized protein LOC115337598, whose product is MYFFLLKLSLLDLGYISTTVPKSMANSLWDTRAISYQGCASQVFFFFILMSAEFYLLTIMAYDRYVAICKPLHYGTLLGSRACVHMAAAAWGCGFLTAVLHTANTFSLPFCKGNAVDQFFCEVPQILKLSCSDAYLREAGLIVVSVCVAFGCFGFILLSYVQIFRVVLRIPSEQGRHKAFSTCLPHLAVVSMYVSMGMFTYLKPHSISSPHQDLVVAVLYSVVPPALNPLIYSVRNQELKDAVQKLRTRSFFSSNILPIFFCISLITDACWSSGATYEGLLLLVRRGLEKVAYASLCLPDDIRQRSMTQIPNYRYRDDGMILWETIRRFVSAVVDFYYKEDAAVREDAELQAWAMEIFVNGFLSRTSSGIPSSLRTVAELGKFLTMVVFTCSVQHAAVNNGQYDLGAFVPNAPSSMRHPPPMAKGKTFLQHFLDTLPEVDTTANILVALILLSSRLDDTRLLGQYPEERFTEAEPRRIIRTFRGELEEIRDLLEERNHVATLRYNYLNPLETENSISI